Proteins encoded by one window of Anopheles maculipalpis chromosome 2RL, idAnoMacuDA_375_x, whole genome shotgun sequence:
- the LOC126564805 gene encoding uncharacterized protein LOC126564805: MVKKRKPNTITKQSAIPDPVSTTSNIQPPTESDKPNEKVTPCGMESRSTANAKKKAKQKMKSKTNANTGWVEETVEETTFNIEQCRNALEQDEHWELRRAFLEKNQHILPPDELTCLAQVYMNVQLLGCRYPPETMEMVEKLAEGIGRDYHRSRAFMLKRTFVSASDAAASKVRREDPMIAANVDATSSAGKATDDAQSPAIPTFLLNCLRNDLIILNNNFRHTMATFNALNNGVKIEANFRPNGQGMYEGFVEASGTTLAKVLASDGKRALRMAMENAMQVLSQHCYSLTRTKRATELDGIEVIQKEGTDEQDDAETDKLDTGNVGFKLLAKLGWSGGCLGVRGDGIVNPVTVNQQFGRKGLGLKATPANPTQGKMDRSMIKQKLMDLRDGKIEDHHIVFSNQYSKEDRKHIHMLAMNMRLKSQSYGKDTNGTRQLVVSRRQLRPRELMRKIMLEKDPTFCEMYEVKPPAEQA, encoded by the exons atggttaaaaaacGTAAGCCAAACACAATCACAAAACAGTCAGCTATTCCCGATCCCGTATCGACTACATCGAATATACAGCCGCCAACGGAAAGCGATAAACCAAATGAAAAAGTGACTCCTTGCGGCATGGAATCTCGTTCCACAGCGAATGCtaagaaaaaagcgaaacaaaaaatgaaaagcaaaaccaacgcTAATACTGGATGGGTGGAGGAAACTGTCGAAGAAACTACATTCAACATTGAGCAATGCAGAAACGCGCTCGAACAAGATGAGCATTGGGAGCTGCGGCGTGCATTTTTGGAGAAAAACCAACATATTTTGCCACCGGACGAACTCACGTGTCTCGCACAGGTATACATGAACGTGCAACTGTTGGGCTGTCGCTATCCTCCGGAAACAATGGAAATGGTTGAAAAGCTTGCCGAAGGTATTGGGCGCGATTATCACCGGAGTCGTGCATTTATGCTGAAACGTACCTTCGTCTCGGCTTCGGATGCGGCCGCCTCCAAAGTACGCAGGGAAGACCCTATGATTGCTGCAAACGTTGATGCGACGTCGTCGGCTGGAAAGGCGACCGACGATGCACAGAGCCCTGCTATTCCCACATTCTTGTTGAACTGTCTTCGGAACGACTTGATTATTTTGAACAACAATTTCCGGCACACTATGGCCACATTTAACGCACTAAACAATGGCGTAAAGATCGAAGCAAACTTTCGTCCGAATGGTCAGGGAATGTACGAAGGTTTTGTGGAAGCCTCAGGCACTACATTAGCGAAAGTGCTTGCCAGTGATGGAAAGCGCGCACTGAGAATGGCAATGGAAAATGCAATGCAAGTGTTGTCACAGCATTGCTATTCGTTAACG cGCACGAAACGAGCCACCGAACTGGATGGTATAGAGGTGATACAGAAAGAGGGCACTGATGAGCAAGACGATGCTGAAACTGACAAACTCGATACGGGCAACGTTGGATTTAAACTGCTGGCCAAACTGGGTTGGAGTGGTGGATGTTTGGGTGTTCGCGGCGATGGCATAGTGAATCCCGTTACCGTAAATCAACAGTTCGGTCGTAAAGGGCTTGGGTTAAAGGCGACCCCGGCAAACCCAACCCAAGGCAAAATGGATCGTTCTATGATAAAGCAAAAGCTGATGGATTTACGCGATGGAAAAATCGAAGATCATCACATTGTTTTCAGCAATCAATACTCTAAGGAGGACCGAAAACACATCCACAT GCTTGCGATGAACATGAGATTGAAATCACAAAGCTATGGGAAGGATACCAACGGAACCCGGCAACTTGTGGTGAGCAGAAGGCAATTGCGACCACGCGAACTGATGCGAAAAATTATGCTTGAGAAGGATCCAACTTTCTGCGAAATGTACGAAGTTAAACCCCCGGCCGAGCAGGCATAA
- the LOC126564796 gene encoding uncharacterized protein LOC126564796 — protein sequence MTRDTTDRGVNSETSSIPKELDQDPAVNDPTEANLSWSDEILVKSEIIISSDDTLPTSQCRLCHCADHLCLPLFNLRGGTELSEAHLETIYRLSDIAITYEKDHASVVCSYCLLKIEEYTAIREVWQMNNNIPKAHESKVLAKPADLHDASTQTTDYQIAKNVTTSTEVRATSCEKASEADRSTVEHSAINVAGRNNEQTQCEVIDVDEYICSKVNLKRRRSKTDLIEEVMHLVKKQYRTKPHTKNRPSR from the coding sequence ATGACAAGGGATACGACTGATAGAGGAGTGAATAGTGAAACTTCGTCAATACCGAAGGAGCTCGATCAGGATCCTGCCGTAAATGATCCGACCGAGGCCAACCTTAGTTGGTCGGATGAAATTTTAGTAAAATCAGAGATCATTATTTCATCCGATGACACCCTGCCTACCTCTCAATGCCGTTTATGCCATTGCGCGGACCATCTCTGCTTGCCTTTGTTTAATCTACGAGGTGGAACCGAACTGTCGGAAGCACACTTAGAAACTATTTACAGACTTTCGGATATCGCCATTACCTACGAAAAGGATCATGCATCGGTTGTGTGTTCATACTGCTTGTTGAAGATAGAGGAATATACCGCGATACGTGAAGTATGGCAAATGAACAATAACATACCGAAAGCACACGAAAGCAAAGTGCTTGCGAAGCCTGCAGACCTGCACGAtgctagcacacaaaccaccGACTATCAGATTGCTAAAAACGTTACCACATCAACTGAGGTACGTGCAACTAGCTGTGAGAAGGCTTCGGAAGCAGACCGTTCAACCGTTGAACATAGTGCCATCAATGTTGCGGGAAGAAATAATGAACAAACACAGTGCGAAGTTATCGATGTAGACGAGTACATTTGCTCGAAAGTAAACCTCAAAAGGAGGCGAAGCAAGACTGACCTTATAGAAGAGGTAATGCACTTAGTTAAGAAACAGTATcgaacaaaaccacacacaaaaaatcgtcCAAGTCGCTAG
- the LOC126564816 gene encoding uncharacterized protein LOC126564816 codes for MKFKVCERQKRLAARRSYISKRLRRRWLNPSARRSKIFNVLPVRDDKDTTEDHTSSHESSDAAVNTDWVIDGYRTPHDTNSLWNLKKWFMQLHKDWIPEDELVTLAQVFASMIAYGCKYEPELMERVTELGKPVAKVYYELKSKRTSCVQSRVQDENHTSQESVEAKTEELLDWRLYPVHPSLTLDDVLRNIVVVNNSLKETTEWFERLGSGTISIAISSISQGIFEVKAYAANFFINKTSGTHRKAYAQCVADLLEILKYYCYQVNYTQRFPYLNYNVERLPNEASHQPVSCIEQHNIGYRLLQKLGWSGGGLGSKQTGILHPIEVCFKHDRRGLGSKKRTKMYGTDMAEDYCPIDVQFYHELMDAILRRQPYYDLIFSPDFTESERILLTRLAVQRRLRCETRISETGQTQFVVKRYPLPPHVVLTQVLVENHPLVSKYYEVKPPRMFQSTLHRCIGFIRYYHWIDH; via the exons ATGAAATTTAAGGTTTGTGAACGTCAGAAAAGACTCGCGGCTCGGCGGTCATACATAAGCAAAAGACTACGGCGCAGATGGCTTAATCCTTCAGCTCGTCGtagcaaaatatttaatgttttgcCAGTACGCGATGATAAGGATACAACAGAAGATCACACTAGTAGTCATGAATCGTCTGATGCAGCTGTTAATACTGATTGGgtcatcgatggataccgtacCCCGCACGATACAAACTCTCTATGGAACTTGAAGAAATGGTTCATGCAATTGCACAAGGACTGGATTCCGGAAGATGAGCTAGTAACCCTGGCACAAGTATTCGCAAGCATGATAGCATACGGATGCAAATATGAACCCGAGCTTATGGAGCGAGTGACCGAACTTGGCAAGCCTGTGGCTAAAGTTTATTATGAattgaaaagtaaaagaaCTTCCTGCGTCCAAAGCAGGGTGCAGGACGAAAACCATACGTCACAGGAAAGCGTGGAAGCAAAAACGGAAGAGCTACTAGACTGGAGGCTATATCCTGTCCATCCATCTCTCACGCTGGACGATGTACTCCGAAACATCGTTGTGGTAAACAATTCACTCAAAGAAACAACGGAATGGTTCGAACGTTTAGGCAGCGGAACGATTTCGATTGCTATCAGCTCAATATCGCAAGGGATATTCGAGGTGAAAGCCTATGCTGCCAACTttttcatcaacaaaacatCCGGCACACACCGTAAGGCTTATGCACAATGTGTGGCTGATTTGTTGGAAATCCTGAAATACTACTGTTATCAGGTGAAT tACACACAGCGGTTTCCCTACCTGAATTACAATGTAGAAAGGCTTCCGAATGAAGCCAGCCATCAACCCGTGTCCTGCATCGAACAGCACAATATCGGTTACCGATTGCTTCAAAAGCTAGGCTGGTCGGGTGGAGGATTAGGGTCAAAGCAGACGGGCATATTGCATCCGATCGAAGTGTGCTTCAAGCACGATCGCCGAGGGCTCGGATCAAAAAAGCGCACGAAAATGTATGGGACGGACATGGCCGAAGACTATTGCCCTATTGATGTACAGTTTTATCATGAACTCATGGATGCGATCCTTAGGCGGCAACCGTACTATGATCTCATCTTTTCACCGGACTTTACCGAGAGCGAACGTATACTTTTAACCAG GTTAGCAGTGCAGCGAAGGCTTCGATGTGAAACACGAATCAGCGAAACTGGACAAACTCAGTTTGTGGTCAAACGCTATCCTTTACCACCGCATGTCGTCCTTACGCAGGTGCTGGTAGAAAATCATCCGCTCGTGTCGAAGTACTATGAAGTTAAGCCACCCAGGATGTTCCAGTCGACCCTACACAGGTGCATTGGTTTTATACG ATACTATCATTGGATTGATCATTAG